A genomic window from Onychostoma macrolepis isolate SWU-2019 chromosome 22, ASM1243209v1, whole genome shotgun sequence includes:
- the LOC131531273 gene encoding gastrula zinc finger protein XlCGF7.1-like, producing MRDPEPCRMKHTEEQTDLKEKKHVKTGEKSLTQTERVSLLKRRDKKRFTCTQCGKSLPDKHNLNVHMRIHTGEKPFTCDQCGKSFRQSATLKRHINTHTREKLYECDQCGKTFLRASNLTEHLNIHTKEKPHSCSFCGKSFSCLQGLNVHQKIHTGVREYMCFECEKTFIRADHLKQHQMMHTGEKPYKCSHCDKRYSRSAHLKSHERIHTEEKLYMCSQCDKRFSRSAHLKSHERIHTGEKPYKCSHCDKRFSRSAHLKSHERIHTGEKPYHCTACEKSFTNFSSLRSHKIHYHIK from the exons atgagagatccagaaccctgcagaatgaaacacactgaagaacaaacag atctgaaagagaagaaacatgtcaaaactggagaAAAATCTCTCACCCAGACTGAAAGAGTTTCTTTACTGAAAAGAAGAGACAAGAAAAggttcacctgcactcagtgtggaaagagtttgcCAGACAAACATAATCTTAATgttcacatgaggatccacactggagagaaaccattcacatgtgatcagtgcgggaagagtttcagacAATCAGCAACCCTTAAGAGACACATAAACACCCACACTAGAGAGAAATTGTATGAATGTGATCAATGcggcaaaacatttttgagggCTTCAAACCTGACGGAGCACCTGAACATTCATACGAAGGAGaaaccacattcatgttctttctgtggaaagagtttttcatgtCTACAGGGTTTAAATGTTCATCAGAAGATACACACTGGTGTAAGAGAAtatatgtgctttgagtgtgagaagacttttattaGAGCTGATCATTTGAAACAGCACCAGATGAtgcacactggagagaaaccttacaagtgttcacactgcgacAAGAGATACAGTCGGTCAGCACATCTGAAAtcacatgagaggattcacactgaaGAGAAACTGTACATGTGTTCACaatgtgacaagagattcagtcggtcagcacatctgaaatcacatgagaggatccacactggagagaaaccttacaagtgttcacactgtgacaagagattcagtcggtcagcacatctgaaatcacatgagaggattcacactggagagaaaccatatcactgcactgcatgcgAGAAGAGTTTCACTAATTTCTCTTCTCTACGAAGTCATAAAATACACTATCACATTAAGTAG